The following coding sequences lie in one Apium graveolens cultivar Ventura chromosome 1, ASM990537v1, whole genome shotgun sequence genomic window:
- the LOC141683571 gene encoding uncharacterized protein LOC141683571: MFLKHVCGGQLLSVVGRDANNNMYPVAFVEVESENTESWKWFLGLLRDDLELGNGQAFAGLINAMKELLPRAEYRLCTRHLYNNFRKRFPQGTVKHCFWTATCATYPSLFHKAMKLLLRISKKAHEELDKLDPNSWSKAFFQKHSFADNVENNMSECSCLLTMIQDIHFKIMRRIRVNKEQMCSSDQVICPRIKAKLDAAVKLSRKWQATWDGESKYMVRYGTKSVIVNLDAKTCDCRAWELTGISCPHAVAAILHKRNVSEGLLIFITCTEG; the protein is encoded by the exons ATGTTTTTAAAACATGTCTGTGGTGGACAGTTATTAAGTGTTGTGGGTAGGGATGCTAATAATAATATGTACCCAGTGGCATTTGTCGAAGTAGAATCTGAAAATACCGAGAGTTGGAAGTGGTTTCTAGGTTTGTTGAGGGATGATCTCGAACTTGGAAATGGTCAAGCATTCGCA GGTTTAATTAATGCTATGAAAGAATTGCTACCAAGGGCAGAGTACAGACTGTGCACAAGGCACTTGTACAATAACTTCAGGAAGAGGTTTCCTCAAGGCACAGTTAAACACTGTTTCTGGACTGCTACATGTGCAACATATCCATCATTATTTCACAAGGCAATGAAGCTGCTTCTCAGAATTTCTAAGAAGGCACATGAGGAGTTGGACAAGCTTGATCCCAATAGTTGGTCCAAGGCATTCTTCCAAAAACACTCATTTGCTGACAATGTTGAAAATAACATGTCTGAAT GTTCATGCCTTCTCACTATGATCCAAGATATCCATTTCAAGATCATGAGAAGGATCAGAGTTAATAAGGAACAAATGTGCTCCAGTGATCAAGTAATTTGTCCAAGGATTAAGGCTAAGCTTGATGCGGCAGTTAAGTTATCTAGAAAATGGCAAGCTACATGGGATGGAGAGAGCAAATACATGGTGAGATATGGTACTAAGTCTGTCATAGTTAACCTAGATGCCAAGACTTGTGATTGCAGAGCATGGGAACTAACAGGCATCTCATGTCCCCATGCTGTTGCTGCAATACTACACAAGAGAAATGTATCTGAAGGCCTACTCATTTTCATTACATGCACTGAGGGGTGA